GCCAACGGCGATGGCGTCAAGCAGATCGCCGACTTCCTCGCCCGCCATCCCGATCCCAATCTGACCACGATCGACATCGTTGCCCACGGCGCCGATGGCATGATCCAGCTCGGCAATACGATTCTGTCTTCGAGCAATATCGGCTACTACGAGAGCCAGCTGGCGGCGATCGGCAATGCCATGAAGTCCGGCGGCACGATCCAGATCTTCGGCTGCGACGTTGCGCAGGACGCGACCGGCGACATCTTCCTCGCTCAATTGTCCGCCGCTACCGGCGGTGCCAACATCGACGGTTCGTCGCATCTGGTCGGTGCCGCCTCGAAGGGGGGAAGCTGGACACTGAATGTGCAGCTGAACGGCGGCCATGGCTCGGCTGCAGCGGCGACGACGCCGTTTACCGATGCCGCGCTCGCCAGCTATGCCGACGTCCTGCCGGATCAGATTTTCATCACCTCGACCAGCACGGCGGGGTCGGAGGTCACGTCGGACAACACGGGGACGGCCAACAACAGTGCCTCACTGACCGTGACCGGAACATTGATCGATCCCACCTATATCGCCGTGGATGCGGCGCATGGGGTGTTCTACGTGGTCGACTTCGAGCACGCCGGCAGCACGGCCAGCGAGCAGGCGATCTATGTCGGCGCGATCAACGGCACGCTGGCCGACGGTCACAAGGTGGACAAGATCTTCAGCACGCCCGCGGCCGACAATAACCTCTTCGGCGGCATCGCGCTCGACGCTACCACCAACACGCTGTACTTCGCTCAAGGCGGGCTGAATGAGTACGATCCCAACAATCCGAACGCCCATACGCTCGACCAGATCAACGGCATTTTCAGCCTCAATCTGAACAACCTCAATCTGAGCAGCGTGTCGGGACCCGGCACTCTCAGCGAAACCCTCGTGGCTTACGGTCCCAATCTCGGCATCTTCATGGATATTGCCGTCGATCCGGTCAATCACAAGGTCTATTTCATCGACGACAGCACCGGCGCGGACAAGAACACTTTCGCCGGCAATCCCAATACGTCGGCGACCAACGACATCTATGTTGCCAGCACCACCGGCGGGCCGAACCTGGCGACCTCGATCCTGCATCTGGCGTCATCAGACTCGCTCAATGGCGTCACGCCGGTCGGTTATACGCAGGGCTTCCTGAGCGGGATCGCGCTCGATGTGACCAATCAGACTCTGTATTTCTCGACTTGGGACCAAAACTATTCGATCTCGACCGGCGCAGCCGGCACCGATAACGTCTACAAGGCATCGGTGTCCGCGTTGGGCACGACCATTACCGGCGCGAACGTCTCGACGGCGCTGTTGTACTCCACGGCAAGCGTGGGCCAGCCGTCCGAGCTCAAGGTCGACGTCAGCAGCGGCCAGCTCTTCATCCTGAACCGGGCCACCACCAGCTCCGGGAGCGGTAGCGAGCAGGGCTCGGTCTTGGTCGGATCGGTCAATGGTGGAACCGTCACCAAGATTTTCCAGCCGGCACAATCGACCACGGGCGATCCGGTCATCACCAATCTCGCGCTCGATGCCGCTCCGGTTCTGACCGCGAGCGGCGCGACGACGACCTACACCGAAGGGTCGAGCGCCGATCATTTCGAAACCAGCGCCGGCATTACAACGCTGTCCGACCCGGGCGAGTTGCTTACCGGCGCGACCGTACAGATCGGCGCCGGCTTCGACGCCAACCACGACAGCCTGAACTTCAGTGCTCAGAACGGCATCACCGGCATCTATAGTGCCAGCACCGGTCTCCTCACGCTGTCGGGCCTTGCCTCGGCGTCAGCCTATGCGACGGCGATCGATTCCGTCACCTTCAGCACCAACAGCACCAGCGCGACCCAGCGCGCCATCAGCTTCACCGTCACCGACAGCGTGGTGACGAGCAATTCGGTCACCGATCACGTCAACGTCAATGTCCCGCCGACCTTCGGCAGCGTGGGCAATACGGCCCAGTTCTACCAGAGCACCGGAAACCCGGTGCTGCTCGACAGCGCGATCGCGGTCACGGACGCCAGCAATATCAGCAGCGCGACGGTGACGATCGGCAGTGCGGCCAGCGGTGACACGCTGACGATCAATGGGACCACCAGCGGCACGATCGGCGCCATCACTTATTCGTTCTCCGGTGCGACGTTGACCCTGACGGGGTCTGATTCAGCAGCGCATTATGCGGCTGCCCTTGCGGCGGTCACATACGGATTCACGGGCGATCCGACCATCGGCGGCACCGACAAGGTCCGCACCATCTCCTGGTCGGTTACCGACGTCAATGGATTGAGCAGCGCCGGCGGCGCCAGCACGACGCTCGACGTGTATGCGACGCCTGTCGTCGTCATCGGCGCCAACAGCCCGACACCGACGGTGACGTCGACCAGTGGTCCGGTGGTGGCCGACCCTGGACTGACGATCACCGACAATAACGGCAGCAATTTCGCCACGGCCGCCAGCAACGCGACGGTGGTGATCAGCGGCGGCTTCCAGACCGGCGACACGCTGAGCGACAATGGTGTCAGCAATGGCGGTCTGGTGACGGGCACCAACATTCATGCGAGCTACGACAGCACCACGCATACGCTCACGCTGAGCGGCGCCGATAGCGCTGCGAACTACAAAACGGCTCTGGAAGAGGTGCAATTCAACGTCGCCGGCACGAACGCAGGCACGCGCACGCTGACCTGGCAGATCAATGATCAGGCCGGCGGGCACACCAACGCCAGCGTCGCGGTCACGAGCACGGTCGATGCCGCCTTCGTCAACCAGGCACCGACGGCGACGGTGCCGGGTACGAATTACGGCGCGACCGAGCAGGTCAACCTGTCGCTGAAGGGCACCGGCCTGTCGGTCGGCGACGTCGACGGCGGCAGTGGGATCGAGACGGTGACGCTCTCGGTCGGCGAGGGCATCCTCACCGGCAGCGCCGGCGGCAGCGGCATCAGCATCGTCAGCGGCAACGGCACGTCCTCGCTGGTGATCTCCGGCACCATCGCCCAGCTCAACGCCTTCCTGGGCGCGGGCGGGGCCAGCACGCTGGTTTATAACGACAACACGGACACTCCGAGCGCCAGCACGACGCTGACGCTGGCCATCAACGATGGTGGCAACACCGGCACGGGTAGTCCGCAATCGGCGAGCGCCTCGGCGACCATCGACATTACCGCGGTCAACGATGCGCCGGTCGCCTCTGTTCCGGGCGGCCCTTACAGCGCGACCGAGCAGACCAGCCTCGACCTGAAGAACACCGGTCTGTCGGTCGGTGACGTCGACAGCCTCGGCGGCAGCGAGACCGTCACCTTGTCGGTGACCGAGGGGACGCTGACGGTCGCCGCCGGCACCAGCGGCGCCACCGTCTCGAACAGCGGCACCTCGACGGTGACCATCACCGGCACGATCTCCGAGATCAACGCGCTGCTGAACAGCGATGCGTCGAGCGCGGTCAGCTACATCGACGGCAGCGACAATCCGAGCGCCAGCGCCACGCTGACGCTTGGGATCAACGACAACGGCAATACCGGCACGGGCAGCGCGCAGTCGGGCAGTGCGTCGGTGGCGATCGACATCACCGCGGTCAATGACGCGCCGACGGCATCCGCGCCGGGCACGCATTACGGCGCGACCGAGCAAGTCGACCTCTCGCTGAAGGGCACCGGATTGTCGGTCGGCGACGTCGACGGCGGCAGCGGCATCGAGACCGTGACGCTCTCGGTCGGCGAGGGCATCCTCACCGGCAGCGCCGGCGGCAGCGGCATCAGCATCGTCAGCGGCAACGGCACGTCCTCGCTGGTGATCTCCGGCACCATTGCCCAGCTCAACGCCTTCCTCGGCGCGGGCGGCGCCAGCACGCTGGTCTATAACGACAACACGGACACGCCCAGCGCCAGCACGACGCTGACGCTGGCCATCAATGACGGTGGCAACACCGGCGGCGGCGCGCTGACGGCGAGCGCCTCGGCCACGATCGACATCACCGCGGTCAACGATGCGCCGGTCGCCTCTGTTCCGGGCGGCCCTTACAGCGCGACCGAGCAGACCAGCCTCGACCTGAAGAACACCGGATTGTCGGTCGGTGACGTCGACGGCCTCGGCGGCAGCGAGACCGTCACCTTGTCGGTGACCGAGGGGACGCTGACGGTCGCCGCCGGCACCAGCGGCGCCACCGTCTCGAACAGCGGCACCTCGACGGTGACCATCACCGGCACGATCTCCGAGATCAACGCGCTGCTGAACAGCGATGCGTCGAGCGCGGTCAGCTACATCGACGGCAGCGACAATCCGAGCGCCAGCGCCACGCTGACGCTTGGGATCAATGACAACGGCCACACCGGCACCCCCGGTGCTCAGACCGGCACTGCGTCGGCGACGATCGACATCACCGCGGTCAACGACGCGCCGACGGCATCCGCACCGGGCACGCATTACGGCGCGACCGAGCAAGTCGACCTCTCGCTGAAGGGCACCGGATTGTCGGTCGGCGACGTCGACGGCGGCAGCGGCATCGAGACCGTGACGCTCTCGGTCGGCGAGGGCGTCCTCACCGGCAGCGCCGGCGGCAGCGGCATCAGCATCGTCAGCGGCAACGGCACGTCCTCGCTGGTGATCTCCGGCACCATTGCCCAGCTCAATGCCTTCCTGGGCGCGGGCGGCGCCAGCACGCTGGTCTATAACGACAACACGGACACGCCGAGCGCCAGCACGACGCTGACGCTGGCCATCAATGACGGCGGCAACACCGGCGGCGGCGCGCTGACGGCGAGCGCCTCGGCCACGATCGACATCACCGCGGTCAACGATGCGCCGGTCGCCTCTGTTCCGGGCGGCCCTTACAGCGCGACCGAGCAGAGCAGCCTCGACCTGAAGAACACCGGTCTGTCGGTCGGTGACGTCGACGGCCTCGGCGGCAGCGAGACCGTCACCTTGTCGGTGACCGAGGGGACGCTGACGGTCGCCGCCGGCACCAGCGGCGCCACCGTCTCGAACAGCGGCACCTCGACGGTGACCATCACCGGCACGATCTCCGAGATCAACGCGCTGCTGAACAGCGATGCGTCGAGCGCGGTCAGCTACATCGACGGCAGCGACAATCCGAGCGCCAGCGCCACGCTGACGCTTGGGATCAACGACAACGGCAATACCGGCACGGGCAGCGCGCAGTCGGGCAGTGCGTCGGTGGCGATCGACATCACCGCGGTCAATGACGCGCCGACGGCATCCGCGCCGGGCACGCATTACGGCGCGACCGAGCAAGTCGACCTCTCGCTGAAGGGCACCGGATTGTCGGTCGGCGACGTCGACGGCGGCAGCGGCATCGAGACCGTGACGCTCTCGGTCGGCGAGGGCATCCTCACCGGCAGCGCCGGCGGCAGCGGCATCAGCATCGTCAGCGGCAACGGCACGTCCTCGCTGGTGATCTCCGGCACTATTGCCCAGCTCAACGCCTTCCTCGGCGCGGGCGGCGCCAGCACGCTGGTCTATAACGACAACACGGACACGCCCAGCGCCAGCACGACGCTGACGCTGGCCATCAATGACGGTGGCAACACCGGCGGCGGCGCGCTGACGGCGAGCGCCTCGGCCACGATCGACATCACCGCGGTCAACGATGCGCCGGTCGCCTCTGTTCCGGGCGGCCCTTACAGCGCGACCGAGCAGAGCAGCCTCGACCTGAAGAACACCGGTCTGTCGGTCGGTGACGTCGACAGCCTCGGCGGCAGCGAGACCGTCACCTTGTCGGTGACCGAGGGGACGCTGACGGTCGCCGCCGGCACCAGCGGCGCCACCGTCTCGAACAGCGGCACCTCGACGGTGACCATCACCGGCACGATCTCCGAGATCAACGCGCTGCTGAACAGCGATGCGTCGAGCGCGGTCAGCTACATCGACGGCAGCGACAATCCGAGCGCCAGCGCCACGCTGACGCTTGGGATCAACGACAACGGCAATACCGGCACGGGCAGCGCGCAGTCGGGCACTGCGTCGGCGACGATCGACATCACCGCGGTCAACGACGCGCCGACGGCATCCGCACCGGGCACGCATTACGGCGCGACCGAGCAAGTCGACCTCTCGCTGAAGGGCACCGGATTGTCGGTCGGCGACGTCGACGGCGGCAGCGGCATCGAGACCGTGACGCTCTCGGTCGGCGAGGGCGTCCTCACCGGCAGCGCCGGCGGCAGCGGCATCAGCATCGTCAGCGGCAACGGCACGTCCTCGCTGGTGATCTCCGGCACCATTGCCCAGCTCAACGCCTTCCTGGGCGCGGGCGGCGCCAGCACGCTGGTCTATAACGACAACACGGACACGCCGAGCGCCAGCACGACGCTGACGCTGGCCATCAATGACGGCGGCAACACCGGCGGCGGCGCGCTGACGGCGAGCGCCTCGGCCACGATCGACATCACGGCGGTCAACGACGCGCCGACGGCGTCCGCGCCGGGCACGCATTATGCCGCGACCGAACAGGTCGTCCTGTCGCTGAAGAACACGGGCCTGTCGGTCAACGACGTCGATAGCCTCGGCGGCATCGAGACGGCGACCCTGTCGGTGACCGAGGGTACGCTGACGGTGACATCAGGCACCAGCGGCGCCAGCGTCTCCGGCAGCGGCACCTCGACCGTGACCATCACCGGCACGATCTCGGAGATCAACGCGCTGCTTGCCACTGACGGCGCCAGCACGGTGAGCTACATCGACAATACGGACACTCCGAGTGCCAGTGCGACGCTGACCCTGGCCGTCAACGACAACGGCAACACCGGCACGGGCGGCGCGCAGACCGGCAGTGCGTCGGCCACCATCGACATCACGGCGGTCAATGACGCGCCGACGGCATCCGCACCGGGTATCCATTACGGCGCGACCGAGCAAGTCGACCTGTCGCTGAAGGGCACCGGCCTGTCGGTTGGCGACGTTGACGGCGGCAGCGGCATCGAGACCGTGACGCTCTCGGCCGGCGAGGGCATCCTCACCGGCGCGGCTGGCGACAGCGGTATCAGCATCGTCGGCGGCAATGGCACATCCTCGCTGGTCGTGTCCGGCACGATCGCCCAGCTCAACGCCTTCCTCGGCGCGGGCGGCACCAGCACGCTGGTCTATAACGACAACACGGACACTCCGAGCGCCAGCACGACATTGACGCTGGCGATCAATGACGGCGGCAACACGGGCACCGGCGGTGCATTGTCGGCGAGCGCCTCGGCGACGATCGACATCAAGGCGGTCAACGACGCGCCGACGGCGTCCGCACCGGGCACGCATTATGCGGCGACCGAACAGGTCGTCCTGTCGCTGAAGAACACGGGCCTGTCGGTCAACGACGTCGACAGCCTCGGCGGCATCGAGACGGCGACCCTGTCGGTGACCGAGGGCACGCTGACGGTGACATCAGGCACCAGCGGCGCCAGCGTCTCGGGCAGCGGCACCTCGACCGTGACGATCACCGGCAGCATCAAGGAGATCGACGCGCTGCTGAACACTGACGGCACCAGTGCCGTCAGCTATGTCGACACCAACCATAACCCAAGCCCCAGCGCCACGCTGACGCTTGCGATCAACGACAACGGCAATACAGGCACGGGCGGCGCAAAGACGGCGAGCGCATCGGCCACCATCGACATCACCGGCGTCAATGATGCGCCGACAGCGTCGGTTCCGGGTGCGCATTACAGCGCGACCGAACAGGTCAACTTGTCGCTGAAGAACACCGGCCTTTCGGTCGGCGACGTCGATGGTCGCACCGGCATTGAGACCGTGACGCTCTCGGTCGGTGAAGGCATCCTCACCGGCGCCGTCGGCGACAGCGGTGTCAGCATCGTCAGCGGCAACGGCACGTCCTCGCTGGTGGTGTCGGGCACCATTGCCCAGCTCAATGCC
This genomic interval from Bradyrhizobium guangzhouense contains the following:
- a CDS encoding DUF4347 domain-containing protein, translating into MSDIGSWFSRKAGASPSRDSQPSATKPRRRRSGIMLLEPRMMYDGAGAATAAHHHHHHDAGADHGAPAATGAASESNTATGTPSPAAGNGSGTDQHGHGGTNSGEPRAHVVTWVKDPTEIVFIDAQVPDAQVLAQGAKPGVEVVMLDANGDGVKQIADFLARHPDPNLTTIDIVAHGADGMIQLGNTILSSSNIGYYESQLAAIGNAMKSGGTIQIFGCDVAQDATGDIFLAQLSAATGGANIDGSSHLVGAASKGGSWTLNVQLNGGHGSAAAATTPFTDAALASYADVLPDQIFITSTSTAGSEVTSDNTGTANNSASLTVTGTLIDPTYIAVDAAHGVFYVVDFEHAGSTASEQAIYVGAINGTLADGHKVDKIFSTPAADNNLFGGIALDATTNTLYFAQGGLNEYDPNNPNAHTLDQINGIFSLNLNNLNLSSVSGPGTLSETLVAYGPNLGIFMDIAVDPVNHKVYFIDDSTGADKNTFAGNPNTSATNDIYVASTTGGPNLATSILHLASSDSLNGVTPVGYTQGFLSGIALDVTNQTLYFSTWDQNYSISTGAAGTDNVYKASVSALGTTITGANVSTALLYSTASVGQPSELKVDVSSGQLFILNRATTSSGSGSEQGSVLVGSVNGGTVTKIFQPAQSTTGDPVITNLALDAAPVLTASGATTTYTEGSSADHFETSAGITTLSDPGELLTGATVQIGAGFDANHDSLNFSAQNGITGIYSASTGLLTLSGLASASAYATAIDSVTFSTNSTSATQRAISFTVTDSVVTSNSVTDHVNVNVPPTFGSVGNTAQFYQSTGNPVLLDSAIAVTDASNISSATVTIGSAASGDTLTINGTTSGTIGAITYSFSGATLTLTGSDSAAHYAAALAAVTYGFTGDPTIGGTDKVRTISWSVTDVNGLSSAGGASTTLDVYATPVVVIGANSPTPTVTSTSGPVVADPGLTITDNNGSNFATAASNATVVISGGFQTGDTLSDNGVSNGGLVTGTNIHASYDSTTHTLTLSGADSAANYKTALEEVQFNVAGTNAGTRTLTWQINDQAGGHTNASVAVTSTVDAAFVNQAPTATVPGTNYGATEQVNLSLKGTGLSVGDVDGGSGIETVTLSVGEGILTGSAGGSGISIVSGNGTSSLVISGTIAQLNAFLGAGGASTLVYNDNTDTPSASTTLTLAINDGGNTGTGSPQSASASATIDITAVNDAPVASVPGGPYSATEQTSLDLKNTGLSVGDVDSLGGSETVTLSVTEGTLTVAAGTSGATVSNSGTSTVTITGTISEINALLNSDASSAVSYIDGSDNPSASATLTLGINDNGNTGTGSAQSGSASVAIDITAVNDAPTASAPGTHYGATEQVDLSLKGTGLSVGDVDGGSGIETVTLSVGEGILTGSAGGSGISIVSGNGTSSLVISGTIAQLNAFLGAGGASTLVYNDNTDTPSASTTLTLAINDGGNTGGGALTASASATIDITAVNDAPVASVPGGPYSATEQTSLDLKNTGLSVGDVDGLGGSETVTLSVTEGTLTVAAGTSGATVSNSGTSTVTITGTISEINALLNSDASSAVSYIDGSDNPSASATLTLGINDNGHTGTPGAQTGTASATIDITAVNDAPTASAPGTHYGATEQVDLSLKGTGLSVGDVDGGSGIETVTLSVGEGVLTGSAGGSGISIVSGNGTSSLVISGTIAQLNAFLGAGGASTLVYNDNTDTPSASTTLTLAINDGGNTGGGALTASASATIDITAVNDAPVASVPGGPYSATEQSSLDLKNTGLSVGDVDGLGGSETVTLSVTEGTLTVAAGTSGATVSNSGTSTVTITGTISEINALLNSDASSAVSYIDGSDNPSASATLTLGINDNGNTGTGSAQSGSASVAIDITAVNDAPTASAPGTHYGATEQVDLSLKGTGLSVGDVDGGSGIETVTLSVGEGILTGSAGGSGISIVSGNGTSSLVISGTIAQLNAFLGAGGASTLVYNDNTDTPSASTTLTLAINDGGNTGGGALTASASATIDITAVNDAPVASVPGGPYSATEQSSLDLKNTGLSVGDVDSLGGSETVTLSVTEGTLTVAAGTSGATVSNSGTSTVTITGTISEINALLNSDASSAVSYIDGSDNPSASATLTLGINDNGNTGTGSAQSGTASATIDITAVNDAPTASAPGTHYGATEQVDLSLKGTGLSVGDVDGGSGIETVTLSVGEGVLTGSAGGSGISIVSGNGTSSLVISGTIAQLNAFLGAGGASTLVYNDNTDTPSASTTLTLAINDGGNTGGGALTASASATIDITAVNDAPTASAPGTHYAATEQVVLSLKNTGLSVNDVDSLGGIETATLSVTEGTLTVTSGTSGASVSGSGTSTVTITGTISEINALLATDGASTVSYIDNTDTPSASATLTLAVNDNGNTGTGGAQTGSASATIDITAVNDAPTASAPGIHYGATEQVDLSLKGTGLSVGDVDGGSGIETVTLSAGEGILTGAAGDSGISIVGGNGTSSLVVSGTIAQLNAFLGAGGTSTLVYNDNTDTPSASTTLTLAINDGGNTGTGGALSASASATIDIKAVNDAPTASAPGTHYAATEQVVLSLKNTGLSVNDVDSLGGIETATLSVTEGTLTVTSGTSGASVSGSGTSTVTITGSIKEIDALLNTDGTSAVSYVDTNHNPSPSATLTLAINDNGNTGTGGAKTASASATIDITGVNDAPTASVPGAHYSATEQVNLSLKNTGLSVGDVDGRTGIETVTLSVGEGILTGAVGDSGVSIVSGNGTSSLVVSGTIAQLNAFLGAGGTSTLVYNDNTDTPATSTTLTLAVNDNGHTGTGGALSASASTTIDIIAVNDPPVITAGNTLHYDANNGSAVPLDAAVTVSDVDSGHLTGASVAITGNFAAGDKLNFVNQFGITGSYNTTTGVLTLTGADTLAHYQQALASITFSSTTQKNDPKTVTWTVTDLDETSPNHATTPLDATSATTTTTIDIRGRLVPPPHHGDDDHHGDRGHGDDDHGHDGAFGMVTSVTGGGFFFTPASTIYVSHADIQVALGPNDNFDLQVPLLALASALDGDVVAIDARLPDGRPLPDWLHFDGGTGKLAGLPPADIETGSISPDDGTGAPTKPGTGGPAFKLGDTKLTVEIVGWSSKGDMSILTVTIDLAPGKNGTGLDQPQRHGWLGPRDAGHRVGGLESARPHLAAGALDGAAGARAVPAGRAGLTAQLNGAGWRAMHADRMALLQSVSDSARRWR